In Streptomyces sp. NBC_00091, the following proteins share a genomic window:
- the lspA gene encoding signal peptidase II, whose protein sequence is MAEAERIIGTPEVGDDAEPQSEPAVPRGRRRIAALLVVAVLAYLLDLGSKMLVVAKLEHQPPIEIIGDLLKFSAIRNAGAAFGFGEAFTIIFTGIAATVIVVIVRLARKLYSLPWAIALGLLLGGALGNLTDRIFRSPGVFRGAVVDFIAPAHFAVFNLADSAIVCGGILIVLLSFKGLDPDGTVHKD, encoded by the coding sequence GTGGCAGAGGCGGAGCGCATCATCGGTACGCCGGAGGTCGGGGACGACGCCGAGCCGCAGTCGGAGCCCGCCGTGCCCCGGGGGCGCAGGCGGATCGCCGCGCTGCTGGTCGTGGCGGTGCTCGCGTACCTGCTCGACCTCGGCAGCAAGATGCTGGTCGTGGCCAAGCTGGAGCACCAGCCGCCGATCGAGATCATCGGCGATCTGCTGAAGTTCTCCGCCATCCGCAACGCCGGCGCCGCCTTCGGCTTCGGCGAGGCCTTCACGATCATCTTCACGGGCATCGCGGCGACCGTGATCGTGGTGATCGTGCGGCTGGCCCGCAAGCTGTACAGCCTGCCGTGGGCGATCGCCCTGGGCCTGCTGCTGGGCGGCGCGCTGGGCAATCTCACCGACCGGATCTTCCGTTCGCCGGGCGTGTTCCGGGGGGCGGTCGTCGACTTCATCGCGCCCGCCCACTTCGCCGTGTTCAACCTCGCGGACTCGGCGATCGTGTGCGGCGGGATCCTGATCGTCCTGCTGTCGTTCAAGGGTCTGGACCCGGACGGCACCGTCCACAAGGACTGA
- a CDS encoding RluA family pseudouridine synthase, with protein sequence MSTIPEIRTLPVPDGLEGERVDAAIARMFGFSRTKAAELASEGKVSVDGSVVGKSERVHGGAWLEVEMPAPARPVELVAEPVPGMEIIHDDDDIVVIMKPVGVAAHPSPGWTGTTVIGGLAAAGYRISTSGASERQGIVHRLDVGTSGLMAVAKSERAYTSLKNQFRERVVDKRYHALVQGHPDPMSGTIDAPIGRHPSADYKWAVIQEGKASVTHYDLIEAFRAASLLDIKLETGRTHQIRVHMSAHRHPCVGDLTYGADPTVAKRLGLTRQWLHAVRLGFEHPSDGQWVEFESGYPADLQHALDVIRAESQ encoded by the coding sequence GTGAGTACGATTCCCGAGATCCGCACCCTGCCCGTTCCCGATGGCCTCGAAGGCGAGCGCGTCGACGCCGCCATCGCCCGTATGTTCGGCTTTTCCCGGACTAAGGCGGCCGAACTGGCGTCGGAGGGGAAGGTCTCGGTCGACGGCAGCGTCGTCGGCAAGTCCGAGCGCGTCCACGGCGGCGCCTGGCTCGAGGTCGAGATGCCCGCGCCGGCGCGACCGGTCGAGCTGGTGGCCGAACCCGTGCCCGGCATGGAGATCATCCACGACGACGACGACATCGTGGTCATCATGAAGCCGGTCGGCGTCGCGGCCCACCCGAGCCCCGGCTGGACCGGCACCACCGTCATCGGCGGCCTCGCCGCCGCGGGCTACCGGATCTCCACCTCCGGCGCGTCCGAGCGCCAGGGCATCGTGCACCGCCTCGACGTCGGCACCTCCGGCCTGATGGCCGTCGCCAAGTCCGAGCGCGCCTACACCTCCCTGAAGAACCAGTTCCGCGAGCGGGTCGTCGACAAGCGCTACCACGCGCTGGTGCAGGGCCACCCGGACCCGATGAGCGGCACGATCGACGCGCCGATCGGGCGCCACCCGAGCGCCGACTACAAGTGGGCGGTGATCCAGGAGGGCAAGGCCTCCGTCACCCACTACGACCTGATCGAGGCCTTCCGCGCGGCCTCGCTGCTGGACATCAAGCTGGAGACGGGGCGTACGCACCAGATCCGCGTGCACATGTCCGCGCACCGGCACCCCTGCGTCGGCGACCTGACCTACGGGGCCGACCCGACCGTCGCCAAGCGGCTGGGGCTGACCCGGCAGTGGCTGCACGCGGTGCGGCTCGGCTTCGAGCACCCGTCCGACGGCCAGTGGGTGGAGTTCGAGAGCGGCTACCCGGCCGACCTCCAGCACGCGCTGGATGTGATCCGGGCCGAGAGCCAGTGA
- a CDS encoding GNAT family N-acetyltransferase, with protein MTTVSVRVAASEADLAACYAVRTDVFVVEQSVPESIEYDAYDAVAVHVLAVGADGRPLGTGRLLYGPEALGKTGSPDVGSLGRLAVRKSARGLGVGVALVRAIEAEAGRRGLAAVDLGAQTHAVGFYERLGYEAYGPEFEDAGIPHRAMRKPLPGR; from the coding sequence GTGACCACCGTCTCGGTGCGGGTCGCGGCCTCGGAGGCCGACCTGGCGGCGTGCTACGCCGTACGGACCGACGTGTTCGTGGTCGAGCAGTCCGTGCCGGAGTCGATCGAGTACGACGCGTACGACGCGGTCGCGGTGCACGTGCTGGCCGTCGGGGCCGACGGCCGGCCGCTGGGCACCGGCCGGCTGCTGTACGGGCCCGAGGCCCTGGGCAAGACCGGCTCCCCGGACGTCGGCTCCCTGGGGCGGCTGGCCGTACGGAAGTCCGCGCGCGGGCTGGGCGTCGGAGTGGCGCTGGTCCGCGCGATCGAGGCGGAGGCCGGGCGGCGGGGGCTGGCCGCGGTGGATCTCGGCGCGCAGACGCATGCGGTGGGCTTCTACGAGCGGCTGGGGTACGAGGCGTACGGGCCGGAGTTCGAGGACGCGGGGATTCCGCACCGGGCCATGCGGAAGCCCTTGCCGGGCCGGTAG
- a CDS encoding Na+/H+ antiporter — protein sequence MDQLALLFVLLLGAVVTVPLGDRLGLPAPVLMTIGGAVLALVPAVPNVGVPPEYILPLVLPPLLYASVQRTSWRQFAANVRPILLLAVALVFVTTAAVAGVAHAVVPGLPLAAALALGALVAPPDPVAATAVAGALGLPRRMVSILEGEGLFNDVTAIVLYHVAVAAAVSGSFSWPEALGEFVLSAVVAVAVGLALGWAANHLMGRLGEATLQIGLTLLVPFVAYVVAEELRGSGVLAVLTTALFLAEYATDADDVLGRLAGHTFWEIVDTLVTGVAFGLIGLELHNVFGVAKGREWEMAGWAAAVVAVVVGVRLFWLLPAGWLAKKLHRRRDYDEEIPLSWRESVVMWWAGMRGVASVALALALPLRTDSGEPFPARDEIVFIAFAVIMATLVCQGLTLPWLVRRLGVEADADAERETERQLALRAAKAAKRRLKEIEQVEDLPEDLVETLYRRAYDVGARISPDLVDEERREAYAKRVERIRDVQRIQREMMSAARHEILSARSEPGSDPEIVDRVLRHLDVRSLRSP from the coding sequence GTGGATCAGCTCGCCCTGCTCTTCGTACTGCTGCTCGGGGCCGTCGTCACCGTTCCGCTCGGGGACCGGCTCGGGCTGCCCGCGCCCGTACTGATGACCATCGGCGGGGCCGTGCTGGCGCTGGTGCCGGCCGTGCCCAATGTCGGCGTACCGCCCGAGTACATCCTGCCGCTGGTGCTGCCGCCCCTGCTGTACGCCTCCGTGCAGCGCACCTCGTGGCGGCAGTTCGCGGCCAACGTGCGGCCGATCCTGCTGCTGGCCGTGGCCCTGGTGTTCGTGACCACCGCCGCCGTGGCCGGCGTCGCGCACGCCGTCGTCCCCGGGCTGCCGCTGGCGGCCGCTCTCGCGCTCGGCGCGCTCGTCGCCCCGCCCGACCCCGTCGCCGCCACCGCCGTGGCCGGGGCGCTCGGGCTGCCGCGCCGGATGGTGTCGATCCTGGAGGGCGAGGGCCTGTTCAACGACGTCACCGCCATCGTGCTCTACCACGTGGCCGTCGCCGCCGCCGTGAGCGGCAGCTTCTCCTGGCCCGAGGCCCTGGGCGAGTTCGTGCTCTCCGCGGTGGTCGCCGTGGCCGTCGGGCTCGCGCTGGGCTGGGCCGCCAACCACCTGATGGGGCGGCTCGGGGAGGCCACCCTCCAGATCGGGCTGACGCTGCTGGTCCCGTTCGTGGCGTACGTGGTGGCGGAGGAACTCCGGGGCTCGGGAGTGCTGGCCGTGCTGACGACCGCCCTGTTCCTCGCCGAGTACGCGACGGACGCCGACGACGTGCTGGGGCGCCTCGCCGGGCACACGTTCTGGGAGATCGTCGACACCCTGGTCACCGGGGTGGCGTTCGGCCTGATCGGGCTGGAGCTGCACAACGTCTTCGGGGTCGCGAAAGGCCGCGAGTGGGAGATGGCCGGCTGGGCGGCGGCGGTGGTCGCGGTGGTGGTCGGCGTACGGCTGTTCTGGCTGCTGCCGGCGGGCTGGCTGGCGAAGAAGCTGCACCGGCGGCGCGACTACGACGAGGAGATCCCGCTGAGCTGGCGGGAGAGCGTGGTGATGTGGTGGGCCGGGATGCGCGGGGTGGCCTCGGTGGCCCTCGCGCTGGCCCTGCCCCTCCGGACGGACTCCGGGGAGCCCTTTCCGGCGCGGGACGAGATCGTCTTCATCGCCTTCGCGGTGATCATGGCGACCCTGGTGTGCCAGGGGCTCACCCTGCCGTGGCTGGTACGGCGGCTGGGGGTGGAGGCGGACGCGGACGCGGAGCGCGAGACCGAACGGCAGCTGGCGCTGCGCGCGGCGAAGGCGGCGAAGCGGCGGCTCAAGGAGATCGAGCAGGTCGAGGACCTGCCGGAGGACCTGGTGGAGACCCTGTACCGGCGCGCGTACGACGTCGGGGCCAGGATCAGCCCCGACCTGGTCGACGAGGAACGCCGGGAGGCGTACGCGAAGCGGGTGGAGCGGATCCGGGACGTGCAGCGGATCCAGCGGGAGATGATGTCCGCCGCCCGGCACGAGATCCTCTCGGCCCGCAGCGAACCGGGCTCCGACCCCGAAATCGTCGACCGCGTCCTCCGCCACCTCGACGTCCGCAGCCTGCGCAGCCCGTGA
- a CDS encoding mechanosensitive ion channel family protein has translation MENVLRPVTVVCAVLVLTLLAGWLLDLLLRKADARHTETPLWGLLRRCGLPFRLVLGTAALQAAYRPAGILPAHSAAVGHALTLVQIASTAWLLVGIAAAVVEATYARYAADHPDEARVRRVRTQVTLIQRVLTALAVVVAAAAMLLTFPPMRTVGASMLASAGVLGIVAGIAAQASLGNLFAGLQIAFGDTVRIGDTVVVDKEWGKVEEITLTFLVVRTWDERRITMPVSYFTSKPYENWSRGGAQMTGTVFWHLDHSAPIALMRDKLAELLKDIPEWDGRTGSLAVTDTTPHTIVVRAVVTAKDADDVWTLRCAVREQLIAWLTAQHPYALPRVTTTEAAPRG, from the coding sequence ATGGAGAACGTCCTGCGTCCCGTCACGGTCGTCTGCGCCGTACTGGTCCTCACCCTGCTCGCCGGGTGGCTGCTCGACCTGCTGCTGCGCAAGGCCGACGCCCGGCACACCGAAACCCCGCTGTGGGGCCTGCTGCGCCGCTGCGGCCTGCCCTTCCGGCTCGTCCTCGGTACGGCGGCGCTCCAGGCCGCCTACCGGCCGGCGGGCATCCTCCCGGCCCACTCGGCCGCCGTGGGCCACGCCCTGACCCTGGTCCAGATCGCCTCGACGGCCTGGCTGCTCGTCGGCATCGCGGCGGCCGTCGTCGAGGCGACCTACGCCCGCTACGCCGCCGACCACCCCGACGAGGCCCGGGTGCGCCGGGTCCGCACCCAGGTCACCCTGATCCAGCGGGTGCTCACCGCCCTGGCCGTGGTGGTCGCCGCCGCCGCGATGCTGCTGACCTTCCCGCCGATGCGCACGGTCGGCGCCTCGATGCTGGCCTCCGCCGGGGTCCTCGGCATCGTGGCCGGCATCGCCGCGCAGGCCTCCCTCGGCAACCTCTTCGCCGGACTGCAGATCGCCTTCGGCGACACCGTGCGCATCGGGGACACCGTGGTCGTGGACAAGGAGTGGGGCAAGGTCGAGGAGATCACCCTGACCTTCCTGGTGGTCCGCACCTGGGACGAGCGCCGGATCACGATGCCCGTCTCGTACTTCACCAGCAAGCCGTACGAGAACTGGTCGCGCGGGGGCGCCCAGATGACCGGCACGGTCTTCTGGCACCTGGACCACTCGGCGCCGATCGCCCTCATGCGGGACAAGCTCGCGGAACTCCTCAAGGACATCCCCGAATGGGACGGCCGCACCGGCAGCCTGGCCGTCACGGACACCACCCCGCACACCATCGTGGTACGCGCGGTGGTCACCGCGAAGGACGCCGACGACGTGTGGACCCTGCGCTGCGCGGTCCGCGAGCAGCTGATCGCCTGGCTGACCGCCCAGCACCCCTACGCCCTCCCCCGCGTCACCACCACCGAAGCCGCCCCGCGCGGCTAG